The DNA region AATTGCTCTAGTTTTGATGATAATGAACAAAGAACAAGCCTTTTCAATCATGGTTTCGCAGAAAGAATGAATAAATTTAGCTCGAGATACGTTGGAGCAGATCGCATCCCCGTTCTGTGCTAGTTTGCTTCTGAACTTTTGATGCGTGATGCAACAGATGATGATAGGAATCGCTTCTTTCAAGGTTCAATCAGAACTTGAGTCGTAGAAATCGCTGGGGCAGGGTGTTAATATCTCAGATTCGAGTATTTGGACAACTTTGTGCATGGTGGGGCGATCCTCGGGGATTGAAGAAACACATTGGATAGCAATTGACAGTATGGCATCGAGGCTTTCAATTTGCACTCCTTCGCTGTGTGGATCGACTATTTCTTGCTGTCTGTTTTCTGAAACTAGATAGTTTAACTGCAGAAAATGAAAACGTTTAACTTAATTCGATAAACACGCGGATAAAAAATTCAACACATACCATCAGGTTGACATATAAGCTTAGTTATTGAGAAACCAAATGCGTTGGAATCTCCAAAGAAAACAGACTAATTTGATTTTCAATGGAAGCTTGTTGGGTGGAAACTGGTTAAGAAATGGAGGTCATAAGCGGGAAAAATGAGAGTAAAAAAAATGGTATTCCAACATAACTTTCTCCCCCAGATTGATACAAATTACAAGTTGGATTATTAAAATTGGAGTATCATGCCTTATCCTGTCTTCTAATCCTCATATTAATTGGTGCAACTTTCATACTAATTTCTACGCATGCACTTTATCTCAATTACTAGATACAAGACCACCAAAGAGTAAACCATGGTAAtactttaattaaattacaaataaatttATATCTCAAAAGTGCAAATTCTTAAACTTTCATATTAATTATTTCAATATCACATATGCTATCATTATTTCTACCATTGTCATGTCaattaatatgaaaattattttttcccaAATTTACACGACAAATATCATGTTTGCCCCATTCGACTACTATTTTGATTAACtcacaaattaattaaaagttctttataaaatattttcagaaaatcatatGACAGATTCATATGCATTGTGTATGTCCATAGCAGTAAGATGACAATTTGACAGCTATAGTTGTATAAAAGAACTTTACCCATCCAACAATGTTGAGACCCTTCTCAATGAAGGAGGCATCAGTTGGCCGCTTTCCACTCAGAATTTCAAGCACCAGGACACCAAAACTATAAACATCAGTCTTTTCAGTAGCCCTGCCACTCTGCATATACTCTGCACAATAAGATACCATGGAATACAGAGCATTAAAAGAGTTTAACCTCAAGCCATAAAAATCTAGACTAAGAACACAAACAAACAAAGAAAGACCAATGAAGGTAGGCTAGAAATGACATAGTACACTGAATGATATAAATGATCAATAATAAAAGTGATATTGAATCTGGGTGATATCAGAGACATGATACGGCTTTCTAATCATCGTTTTGAAAGTTCACGTTATCCCCAAGGAGATCAccaataaaataatattcaaaTCTTCAAGTTAAACATTTGAAAATCATTCAATGTGTCATTGCCTTGTATCTACATGCAGAGACGTCGAAAGAAAAAGAAAGCAATAAATAATTCATAGTTTATGTGCCTACCTGGCGCCAGATATCCAAATGTGCCAGCAACAATGGTAGTAATGTGTGATTCATCATCCTTCAATAACTTAGCCAGTCCAAAGTCAGAGACTCGAGCTCCAAAATTCCCATCAAGTAAAATGTTGCTCGACTTGATATCACGGTGGATAATTCGAGGAGAACAATCATGATGCAGATAGGCAAGGCCTTTTGAAGCTCCCACAATGATATTCAAACGAGCAACCCAATCTAGTTGCTCAGCCCTCTCTGTGCCAAATATATGCGACGTTACtaaattgcaaaaaaaaaaatgaaatatctaACCTTGAATAGATTGACGAGCAAACAAAAAGTGCCCAAgtccaaaatatttaaatgcCTTTTTATTCAATATCATTGAAGAAACAAGAATGCAGCAACATTAGCAATTCTACACCAGAACATTGCATTCAATTTCTATGTGCATTAAGTATTTACTGATGAAAAATTACACTTATTGTGATTTTAACATGCACAAAATAAGATCACTTCATATTACTGTTTAATTATTCCTTGAGCTATAAGCAAAAGTAAGACGAACTTCACAAAATTTGTTCAATCATAAATGCATGTTTTCAGATTCAGGTGAAAGGAGTCCTAAGTTACTAACATACCATGAAGAGCTTCATCTAGGCTGCCTCCAGATAGGAAATCATATATTAGCAATTTGGATGTCGGAGAATTGCAATATCCTCGAAGGTTCACAAGATACCTATGTTTGATGCTTCCAAGAATTTCAAGTTCCCGTTCAAAAAAGCGATCAAACCCCTCGTTTATCTTCACAATTCTTTTCAAAGCAAATACATTGCCATCATCCATTACAAGCTTGTACACAGTTCCAAAACCCCCCGCCCCTATTATATGCTCTTCATTCAAGTTCTCTAGCTTTTTGATGATCTCCTTTGAAGTGTAAGGCAGATCTCCATGGAACATCACAATTGATGCTCCTGAAACCATGACATAGAAAAAGAGGATACAATTTAAAAAAACGAAAGACCAAGAGTTGCACATATcaaaagaaaatgtattttaagtttttgtgcATAGGTTTCAGATCACCACCTCCACTAACATCCATAGCAAGACCTTTCCCTTGGTTTTTACCAAGTCTCTTATACAGAAAACAACCCCAGAAGCACATAAGTGCTACCAGAAGCAAGGCACCAACAGTGGCCAGTGCACTTATAAGAAGCCGCCCTGAATACTTCTTCTTGGCTTGGGTTTGGGCTGAAAAACCACAAAGAAAAAGGTCAAATGCTACtttgaaatatataaaatagaaaACCCAGTATGGTACAAATGTAAATTTTAAGATaaatgaaaaggaaaaaagCATCAAAAGCAAAAGCTTCTCCATGAACATTCTCTATCCCATTGTGCATGTCGCAAATGATATAAGATTACTACGTACTCCCAAAATTCTTGTTAAGTGCTGAATAGATAAAATACTTTTCAGTATAATTCCCCTGATTTACGCCTTACTTAAATTCTTGGCAGCATGAAAggcaaaataaaatttttgatagAAGAACAATCTCCATTGGATATCAAAACCAGTTTTTGAGAGTTAGCGAGTTATCCATGTGGTAGACCGTCTTAGACTATTGGATTGAAAGGTTAGATTTACATTTCTTAATAGATGTTCAAATTCAGGAAAAACATGCATGCCGAGGATGTCAGGTCCTAACTATCTAAACCAGATGATGATTGTAGAAAAACTATAAGAACATTCTCCCAAGCAATATGTCAACAAAATGATTAGCAAAATAGAAGCAGAACAGTTTCCAAGAAAATACTTTACCTGAAGTTGTAGGCTGAGGCAATTCGGTAGACCCACCACTGTTCTTACATATTTGAATTTGCTTGCCGCATAATTCGAGGTTCCCGACAAATCTGCCAAGAAGAGCATGAAATGAGCATTGCAGAAGGCCAGTTGAAAGGAAAattacaaaaagaaaaaaatatattccattattagaaCCACAATGAAAAACAAAGTATTTTGTAAATCAAAAAGGATGTATGTAATTAGATATGTAGGACgccaaaattattattacacAGCCCAACAACAATTCTAATTCTTAGTTAAGCCACGATTCAAAGAGCGCCTAAACTGAAAAGGGTAGCCTTCtggataaaaaaaaatctctcAAACTTATGAGTCAATCATGGCCGATATGAAATCATAATGTTGCCTATACCTTGAGATCCACGACAACCCACTTTAGACCGCTTTCATTAATCTAAATTATTACTATTATATTACCGCTTGGTCTTTTTGTATGGTCATTTTTTCAAACAATACTAcccaaaaaaaaacaaaaaactaacCCATACATTTATAgaattgataaattattttcataaaaagtcGCACACTATCCACACAAATTACAAACATTTCTAGTATAGCTTGTCtgttactttttttaaaaaaggtacACGTTATCCAAACAATAATTACACACTACCACAAAACAATTACAAGTGTGTTAAATATATTTGCTTGTATTTTAATATAAACATAGACGCAACTCCAAGAATAATTATCAACAAAATGCCTACTGTACAAGCACATAATATATGCATAGGGGCGCTAGTTTATCACTATTCATCCATACATCTCAATCGAGCCAATGATATGAAGATAGGTCAAACTATCGATATTTAACTCATGATAGCCCTATGCATATCAAACAATTAGTAGAACGGACGGAATAATATGGAAATATTTACACTAGTAAAACATAACTGAGAACTAAATACATATATAGCTTCCAAAAGAAGTACAGATCCCATAATAACAACATTTAGCACTTACGAATCGTTCTGAAAGTTGGCAAGTACGCCGTCAGAGGGGATAAGTCCCACCAGAAAGTTTGTTGATACATTGCTTCAATCATCACATGAgatcaaaattaaaaatttagaccaaGAAAAACCATATAAAATTCACGCAACTCAGAGTTCAGGTCACTCACAATGTTGAAAGCTTGCCTAAATTCCCGAGCGAAGAAGGAATACCTCCGCTAAGAGAGTTGCTAGAAAGATCCCTGCAAAAATGGAGAATGATGTACTAACCTAATAGTGAATTTCTTTAGATGTGACCAGAAACTCCATTTGATAAGAATTAAGGTAATCACAAGTAAATGAGCATATGCTCAAAATGTAAAATGAAATGACTAAAACTTTCTCCCGGAATCTCAACAGCGTAAACAAGCACCATGGTTATAAGATAAATAGCCTAGACAATCTTGACATTCACAGATACAGAAAAAAAGGGAAGCAGGACTAGGGTGGAGGATAGAAGTGATTTCTATATTATGCCTCATTCAACCACTAATTAGGCTTAGCTCGAGCAGGACCCAACAATTCAAGGAGAATTATCAAGTGCTCAAGAATCTTATTCATGCCTGATATTTTACTCTCTTGACATCGTGTACGATTCTTATTAGCTACTCACCGATGAATGTATGAATCACTCCAGCATGCTACTTTAAACCCAACGTCTCCTTTACAGTTAGCAGGCAAACCTTAATCATAGTTCGATTGATGGATGTTGCTACTAGACTTTACTGAATATAGGAGTAAAGCATTTTACGTAGTCAAAACAAAGTTCAAATACACTTAACCAAATAAACAGTACAAAAAAATGATAATTCTAACTCATTCTAGAAAGTCAGATTTGACACAGTTTAGGTTACTACTAACTGCAGACAAGACTGATTAACAATCCAgtacaacatgcataaatattaaacataatttaataGACAAGATATACGCGGTGTGGCTTCTGCTTAGTCGATGAGAGTTAACCATAAACGCAGGAATTGGAAATTACTTGAACTAGCTCTAGACAAAGTATGTGTAGTGCAACTTGGGCATAGTTGACAAAAATTAAGCATGACCACATAAATTAGAATTTAAATTTAAACTAGTTCTAGACCGAGCAACCTATCCAGGATATTTCATGTTAAAGAGTGAAACATTTCTGCATTCATGATTCAGAACCCAGTACATGCACTGAGAAATAGAGGGGCGTTTTCATGAATTAGTTGTAATCAAACCCTTTACTCTCAGGATGATATGATGCAGTCATCATGATCCAAATTATCTTCATAGAAAAAGTTCTCTCCTACCAAGAATTTTTAAGACCATGGAATCTTCTATAACAAGATGTTAAAACTAAAGACTCAAGAATCACAGACAAGAATCACAGAATCAATATTCAGAAATTTGAAGATAGTTTACTTACAAGCTTTGAAGCTGAGAAAGGTTTCCCAACTCAGAGGGAATCGATCCACTTAAATAGTTTCCCTGCAAATATCTGTGAATAATATAATCAAGATCATCACGCATTattcaaacaaaagaaaagcTGGCTGGTCCAATAACAAAAAAGAAAATTGTAGTGATGCAGCAAAATTGCAGTGAATTTTCATCCTTTGCTTATCACTTGGGTCTCACTCGATGTAatgcaaaaaaagaaaaagtaaaCAAATACAGCAGAGGATTTGGTGTGATGTTAGTACATATTTCAGAGAACAATCGTTTACATTCAACCACATGTTACAACTTTTCTTTTGTACTCACCCCGTGTGGGTCTCTTTTTGTTAAAACAGATGATAGGTCACTGCAGGAAGGATCTAGATGATGTTGAGATATTGGAGGCCTTGCAAGTTAAAATATAGTATGATAACCACTAATATCAACAAAATGTATATTATGATATTGGCTCATCTCTAAGTCTAGATGTTTGTTGTATAAGGCATGTATTTATGTTCTGATGGTTCTCCCATTTTGATTATGATGCCAAAAATTGTGTGCACATATATTGGAGGTTTATATATTTACTTTCAACGGAATATATGTATTGAATATGTATATCATTCTTGTTGGGTCGGTAGAAACGATTTATGAGGAGATTGTGTATTTATAGATTATCATGCCATCAATTATTATACGTTGGTGAGCGTTATCACACTCAAGGACTTGTGAAGCTAAAAACGTAGGACAAAGAATCGGTGGAAGGCACCGTGTGCTTCTTCTATTCCAAAATGATTAGGTTACAaggatttaaataaagaaaacaaaacaaagcGATAAGATAATAAAATCTAATCCTAGGAAATCAAAAACAAACAAAAGATAAACGAAGATAAGAGAATAAAGATCCTATCAACTAAAGATCCTATCAACTAACTAAAGATCCTATCAACTAAGTAAAGATAAGATAGAGAATCTAACACTCCCCCTCAAGGTGGGTCGTAGAGATTAATCATGCCCAGCTTGGAAGATAATTCAGCAAATGTGGGGCGAAATAGAGCTTTTGTAAGAATGTCAGCTAACTGAAGTTGAGAAGGAACGTAGGTGACAGTAATAATCCCATCTTCAATTTTCTCGCTGATGAAGTGACGGTCAACTTCAACATGTTTCGTCCTATCATGGTGAACCGGATTCTTTGATATGCTGATGACTGCTTGATTGTCACACAATACTTCAACTTGAGAATTTTCTTCAACCTTCAACTCTGTTAACAATCTTCTAAGCCACATTCCCTCACATATCCCAAGGGCCAATGCTCGAAATTCGGCTTCGGCGCTACTGCGGGCAACGACAGATTGCTTCTTACTCCTCCATGTTACCAGGTTCGCCCAAACAAATGTACAATACCCTGATGTCGACCGTCGGTCTGTAGTGGATCCAGCCCAATCAGCGTCACTGTATACTCTAGTTCTTCGATCTGTAGTCTTTCTAAATAGGATGCCTTTACCAATGGACCCTTTGAGGTACCTCAACACCCGATATGTAGCAGCCATATGTTCCTCGGTCGGATTGTTCATGAACTGACTGATAACACTTACCACAAATCCAATGTCTGGTCGAGTATGTGACAGGTATATTAATTTCCCCACTAATCTTTGATATCTCCCCTTGTCTACTAAAGGATGGTCCCCTTTCTCCCAAAATTTGATATTTGGATCCATTGGAGTGTCTGTAGGCTTACACCCTAACATCCCTGTTTCTTGCAGAAGATCAGTAACATATTTACGTTGAGAAATAAATATGCCACTAGACGATCTGGCTACTTCCATTCCCTAGAAAATACCTTAGATGTCCGAGATCTTTCATCTCAAATTCCTGACCAAGAAGAAGTTTCACATGCTCGATTTCTTCTTTGTGATTCCCTGTGAGAAcaatgtcatccacataaacAATAAGGATTGCACTTTTATCGTCTTCAGAGTGTTTCATGAATAATGTATGATCGGTCTGACATTGGGCATAGCCATCGTTCTTTAATACTTTCATGAATCGATAAAACCAAGCCCTAGGGGATTGTTTAAGCCCATACAAGGACTTCCGCAACCTGCACACCTTGGTAATTGGTATTTCAGAATCAAACCCAGGAGGTATTTTCATGAAGACTTCTTCCTCAAGATCACCATTAAGAAATGCATTTTTGACATCAAGTTGGTACAG from Primulina tabacum isolate GXHZ01 chromosome 14, ASM2559414v2, whole genome shotgun sequence includes:
- the LOC142525574 gene encoding LRR receptor-like serine/threonine-protein kinase FEI 1 isoform X1, which codes for MGKFPAKFLLHHICILLLYSLAIEIGALSPDGQALVNFRTAIISSDNVLLQWRPEDDDPCGWKGVTCDLKSKRVIALNLSNHKLNGPIASDIGKLENLLFLALHDNNLYGAIPAELGNCTQLQTVYLQGNYLSGSIPSELGNLSQLQSLDLSSNSLSGGIPSSLGNLGKLSTFNVSTNFLVGLIPSDGVLANFQNDSFVGNLELCGKQIQICKNSGGSTELPQPTTSAQTQAKKKYSGRLLISALATVGALLLVALMCFWGCFLYKRLGKNQGKGLAMDVSGGASIVMFHGDLPYTSKEIIKKLENLNEEHIIGAGGFGTVYKLVMDDGNVFALKRIVKINEGFDRFFERELEILGSIKHRYLVNLRGYCNSPTSKLLIYDFLSGGSLDEALHERAEQLDWVARLNIIVGASKGLAYLHHDCSPRIIHRDIKSSNILLDGNFGARVSDFGLAKLLKDDESHITTIVAGTFGYLAPEYMQSGRATEKTDVYSFGVLVLEILSGKRPTDASFIEKGLNIVGWLNYLVSENRQQEIVDPHSEGVQIESLDAILSIAIQCVSSIPEDRPTMHKVVQILESEILTPCPSDFYDSSSD
- the LOC142525574 gene encoding LRR receptor-like serine/threonine-protein kinase FEI 1 isoform X2: MGKFPAKFLLHHICILLLYSLAIEIGALSPDGQALVNFRTAIISSDNVLLQWRPEDDDPCGWKGVTCDLKSKRVIALNLSNHKLNGPIASDIGKLENLLFLALHDNNLYGAIPAELGNCTQLQTVYLQGNYLSGSIPSELGNLSQLQSLDLSSNSLSGGIPSSLGNLGKLSTFNVSTNFLVGLIPSDGVLANFQNDSFVGNLELCGKQIQICKNSGGSTELPQPTTSAQTQAKKKYSGRLLISALATVGALLLVALMCFWGCFLYKRLGKNQGKGLAMDVSGGASIVMFHGDLPYTSKEIIKKLENLNEEHIIGAGGFGTVYKLVMDDGNVFALKRIVKINEGFDRFFERELEILGSIKHRYLVNLRGYCNSPTSKLLIYDFLSGGSLDEALHERAEQLDWVARLNIIVGASKGLAYLHHDCSPRIIHRDIKSSNILLDGNFGARVSDFGLAKLLKDDESHITTIVAGTFGYLAPEYMQSGRATEKTDVYSFGVLVLEILSGKRPTDASFIEKGLNIVGWLNYLVSENRQQEIVDPHSEGVQIESLDAILSIAIQCVSSIPEDRPTMHKVVQILESEILTPCPSDFYDSSSD